In Panicum virgatum strain AP13 chromosome 4N, P.virgatum_v5, whole genome shotgun sequence, a single window of DNA contains:
- the LOC120668417 gene encoding hydroxycinnamoyltransferase 4-like translates to MAATVERLTTELVVPAEETPAGAVWLSNLDLAARRGYTPTVYFYRADGRPGFFEADAVRDSLARALVAFYPLAGRLGLDGAGRVQIDCTGEGAVFVTARSERYALDDLLPEFVPCDAMRDMLVPATPAPNPPCPLLFAQLTRLRCGGVVLGLALHHSVVDARSAAHFVETWASIARGDAAAPVPPCFDHRLLSARPAPRVLYDHPEYKPEPAPSAALSAAAGAGSAYASAIITLTKAQVSALKARCAGASTFRAVVALVWQCACRARALPHDAETRLFSMIDMRARLAPPLPPGYFGNAVVRTSVSATAGEVVSSPVGYAARRALAATSQGDDYARSLVDYLEGVDAMNLPRSGISRAHLRAISWMGMSLHDSDFGWGAPAFMGPALMYYGGFVYVMQAPGKDGAVALALSLEPESMPEFRKVFAEELARLEI, encoded by the coding sequence ATGGCCGCCACGGTGGAGCGGCTGACGACGGAGCTGGTCGTCCCGGCGGAGGAGACGCCGGCGGGCGCCGTGTGGCTGTCCAACCTCGacctggccgcgcgccgcgggTACACGCCGACGGTCTACTTCTACCGGGCGGACGGCAGGCCGGGGTTCTTCGAGGCCGACGCCGTCAGGGACAGCCTCGCCAGGGCGCTCGTGGCGTTCTACCCGCTGGCCGGCCGCCTCGGGCtcgacggcgccggccgcgTGCAGATCGACTGCACCGGCGAGGGCGCGGTGTTCGTGACGGCGCGGTCCGAGCGCTACGCGCTGGACGACCTGCTCCCCGAGTTCGTGCCTTGCGACGCGATGCGGGACATGCTCGTGCCGGCCACGCCCGCGCCCAACCCGCCGTGCCCGCTGCTGTTCGCGCAGCTCACCCGGCTGCGCTGCGGCGGCGTCGTGCTCGGCCTGGCGCTGCACCACTCGGTCGTCGACGCCAGGAGCGCCGCGCACTTCGTCGAGACGTGGGCGAGCATCGCccgcggcgacgcggcggcgcccgtgcCGCCCTGCTTCGACCACAGGCTCCTCAGCGCGCGGCCCGCGCCCAGGGTGCTGTACGACCACCCGGAGTACAAGCCCGAgccggcgccgtcggcggcgctctcggccgccgccggggccgggtCCGCCTACGCGAGCGCCATCATCACGCTGACCAAGGCGCAGGTGTCCGCGCTCAAGGCGCGGTGCGCGGGCGCGTCGACGTTCCGCGCCGTGGTGGCGCTGGTGTGGCAGTGCGCGTGCCGGGCGCGGGCGCTGCCCCACGACGCCGAGACGCGGCTCTTCTCCATGATCGACATGCGCGCGcgcctggcgccgccgctgccgccgggctACTTCGGCAACGCGGTGGTGCGCACGTCGGTCTCCGCCACGGCCGGGGAGGTGGTGTCGAGCCCCGTGGGgtacgcggcgcggcgcgcgctcgCGGCGACGAGCCAGGGCGACGACTACGCGCGGTCGCTGGTGGACTACCTGGAGGGCGTGGACGCCATGAACCTGCCCCGGAGCGGCATCTCGCGGGCGCACCTCCGCGCCATCAGCTGGATGGGCATGTCGCTCCACGACTCCGACTTCGGCTGGGGCGCGCCGGCGTTCATGGGGCCGGCCCTCATGTACTACGGCGGCTTCGTGTACGTGATGCAGGCGCCCGGCAAGGACGGCGCCGTCGCGCTCGCGCTCTCGCTGGAGCCCGAGAGCATGCCGGAGTTCAGGAAGGTGTTCGCCGAGGAGCTCGCCCGCCTCGAGATCTAG